One Macadamia integrifolia cultivar HAES 741 unplaced genomic scaffold, SCU_Mint_v3 scaffold3446, whole genome shotgun sequence genomic region harbors:
- the LOC122068145 gene encoding uncharacterized protein LOC122068145: protein MSGVSLAVAPRMEPDQTTSSTADPTKPQEAVVGGTMGSLRVIELQLVAFIMVFSVSGLVPLLDLVYPAFVSVYILALSRFAFPSHHRQGKTTTMTEEILQEGGFFRFYVVAGTTIGLFLPLAYVLGGFARGDEHAVRSATPHLFLLSFQILTENIISGLTLFSPPVRALVPLLYTVRRIFIIVDWINDVWFIKTLPANAPTKDTVWSWFGKVLALANFAYFSINLFGFLIPKFLPRSFEMYLRERDEIYFKTREDKRPVDSNNTSSYETPSSKKSD from the exons ATGTCGGGGGTATCGCTTGCAGTGGCTCCCCGGATGGAGCCAGATCAGACCACATCCTCCACCGCCGACCCAACTAAACCACAAGAAGCAGTAGTGGGAGGAACGATGGGGTCGCTTCGCGTGATAGAGCTCCAACTGGTAGCCTTCATAATGGTCTTCTCCGTCAGCGGTCTCGTCCCACTCCTCGACCTCGTCTACCCCGCATTCGTCTCCGTTTACATCCTCGCCCTTTCACGATTCGCCTTCCCTTCCCACCATCGCCAAGGGAAGACGACGACGATGACAGAAGAGATCCTCCAGGAGGGAGGCTTCTTCAGGTTCTACGTGGTGGCGGGGACCACCATAGGGCTATTCCTACCATTAGCTTACGTTCTTGGTGGGTTCGCCCGTGGAGACGAGCATGCGGTGCGATCCGCTACACCTCACCTCTTCTTGCTTTCCTTCCAGATCCTCACTGAGAACATCATCAGTGGGTTGACCCTGTTCTCTCCCCCGGTTAGAGCTCTGGTTCCTCTCCTCTATACGGTTCGCCGGATCTTCATCATCGTCGATTGGATCAACGACGTTTGGTTCATCAAGACTCTTCCAGCAAATGCTCCAACTAAG GATACAGTATGGTCTTGGTTTGGAAAGGTTTTGGCTTTGGCGAACTTTGCTTACTTCTCCATCAACTTGTTTGGGTTCTTGATCCCAAAGTTTCTTCCGAGGTCATTCGAGATGTATCTCAGGGAGAGAGATGAGATCTACTTCAAGACTAGAGAGGATAAGCGACCAGTGGATTCCAACAACACATCCTCATACGAGACTCCTTCATCAAAGAAGTCTGACTGA